One genomic window of Ruminococcus gauvreauii includes the following:
- a CDS encoding response regulator: MEIDEKKEVQELADTVLRKYFCESDVSFMISRFTDDIIWLGGGKEMSAQGKDAVASVFLAGVNDLIPCRMWDETYVVAQQAPGCWLCEGQSWVESVDPTLMFREFQRVTFIFRREGKELKIAHIHHSAAYSPLQDDELFPVKESSHRYEQLQKLVSEQERQIELMMGQLPGGLQICFHDEDFTTKWISDGLCQMLGFKSQGDYMQEAGCCRAFIVEEDYDRMYRQVQQSLERGDSYSVEYRIRCGDGRVRWVLDAGKLYKDGGREPVICCLVTDITRRVRRENQLRETHEELKRQASFLQHLYDTLPCGIIQFSTEKPYHIINANRAAWELYGYTEDEYWLEARDPFRTVLPEDLEWVYASVEQLAAKGGLIGYEREAVKKDGTHCFIGVGMERVINEKGTSVIQAVYSDISEAWKFRKEREQERLLENRFLRTAIHTAYQRISQVNLTKGTFEYFVNQDFVISDAESDDYDEEHTRLTQLVHASQRTEFQEVFEREALLKRIGDGGQETFREIQLMGSDGQYHWISVHVIHVENPYNEEVLEVTLFKVLDEQRAEKIRQEQLLREALASAEAANRAKSDFLSRMSHDIRTPMNAIIGMSTLGKLKIDQKESVQNCFHKIDMSTRYLLSLINDVLDMSKIENGKMLLSREIFRLDELIEQITAIIYPQALEQKIDYECYHWETIERCYISDELRVKQILMNLLSNALKFTKEGGKVSLMLREKSRSNGFAFVEFTVEDNGIGMSEEFQQRICRPFEQENPGVARNRAGSGLGLSIVCNLVQLMGGTIDIESEKHKGSRFTVVLPMGLTEIDEDAEEERRSRELLNGLSVLVVDDDAIVGEQTAVIMKNIGARSVWADSGIKAIHEVEKAIDQKKMFDVALIDWKMPGMDGIETTRKIRALVGEDTMIIIITAYDWSSIEQEAREAGANYFISKPVFQSTICDTFRRLRLSTAEKHAGQQKERRKECRLLLVEDNELNMEIAQSLLELYGFAVDTAENGKYAVEMFEQAEAGTYAAILMDIRMPVMDGLQAARQIRQTVQKGGDRIPIIAMSANAFEEDKRAAAKVGFDDYLVKPIDINQIMEVLGRII; this comes from the coding sequence ATGGAAATAGATGAAAAAAAAGAAGTGCAGGAACTGGCGGATACTGTTTTAAGAAAGTATTTTTGTGAGAGTGATGTCAGTTTTATGATTTCCCGTTTTACTGACGACATCATCTGGCTCGGAGGGGGAAAGGAGATGTCTGCGCAGGGAAAAGATGCTGTTGCATCCGTGTTCCTGGCAGGAGTCAATGATCTCATCCCCTGCCGCATGTGGGATGAAACGTATGTGGTTGCACAGCAGGCGCCGGGGTGCTGGCTGTGCGAGGGACAGAGCTGGGTAGAGTCAGTCGATCCCACACTCATGTTTCGTGAATTTCAGAGAGTGACTTTCATATTCCGCAGGGAGGGGAAGGAGCTTAAGATTGCACATATACACCATTCGGCAGCGTATTCACCGCTCCAGGATGATGAATTGTTTCCGGTAAAAGAGTCGAGTCATCGGTATGAACAGCTGCAAAAACTGGTATCAGAGCAGGAGCGTCAGATAGAACTGATGATGGGACAGCTGCCGGGAGGCCTGCAGATATGTTTCCATGACGAGGATTTCACTACAAAGTGGATCAGCGACGGACTGTGTCAGATGCTGGGATTTAAGTCTCAGGGGGATTATATGCAGGAGGCAGGCTGCTGCAGAGCTTTTATTGTTGAAGAAGATTATGACAGAATGTACCGGCAGGTGCAGCAAAGTCTGGAACGGGGAGATTCCTACAGCGTGGAATACCGTATCCGGTGTGGTGATGGCAGAGTCCGATGGGTACTTGATGCCGGAAAGCTGTATAAAGACGGCGGCCGGGAGCCGGTGATCTGCTGCCTGGTCACAGATATCACCAGGCGGGTGAGGCGTGAGAATCAGCTGAGAGAGACACACGAAGAATTAAAACGGCAGGCTTCGTTTCTTCAGCATCTCTACGATACACTTCCATGCGGTATCATCCAGTTTTCAACGGAAAAGCCGTACCACATTATCAATGCCAATCGGGCAGCATGGGAATTGTATGGATATACGGAAGACGAGTACTGGCTGGAAGCGAGAGATCCCTTTCGGACCGTACTCCCGGAGGACCTTGAATGGGTGTATGCATCCGTGGAGCAGCTCGCAGCCAAGGGAGGCCTGATCGGTTATGAGCGGGAGGCCGTAAAGAAGGACGGGACGCATTGTTTTATAGGTGTCGGGATGGAGCGCGTCATCAACGAAAAAGGGACATCTGTGATTCAGGCGGTATACAGTGATATTTCAGAAGCCTGGAAGTTTCGGAAAGAGCGGGAACAGGAACGTCTGCTGGAAAACCGGTTTCTGAGGACTGCGATTCATACGGCATACCAGCGCATCAGCCAGGTGAATCTGACGAAGGGGACTTTTGAATATTTTGTGAATCAGGACTTTGTCATTTCAGACGCTGAAAGTGATGATTATGACGAAGAGCACACACGTCTTACACAGCTGGTTCATGCATCCCAGAGAACAGAATTTCAGGAGGTATTTGAAAGAGAGGCGCTGCTGAAACGTATAGGGGATGGCGGACAGGAAACTTTTCGTGAGATTCAGTTGATGGGCAGCGACGGACAGTATCACTGGATATCAGTTCACGTGATTCATGTGGAGAACCCTTACAATGAGGAGGTTCTTGAGGTAACACTGTTTAAGGTTTTGGATGAACAGAGAGCGGAAAAGATACGGCAGGAGCAGCTTCTTCGGGAAGCACTCGCTTCGGCGGAAGCAGCTAATCGAGCAAAATCCGATTTTCTTTCCAGAATGAGTCATGATATCAGGACACCGATGAATGCGATCATTGGTATGAGTACGCTGGGCAAGCTGAAGATTGACCAAAAAGAGAGTGTTCAAAACTGTTTTCATAAAATTGATATGTCCACACGATATCTGCTCTCACTCATCAATGACGTACTGGATATGTCTAAGATTGAAAACGGGAAAATGCTTTTGAGCAGAGAGATATTTCGCCTGGATGAGCTGATCGAGCAGATCACTGCCATTATCTACCCTCAGGCACTGGAGCAGAAGATTGATTATGAATGCTATCACTGGGAGACGATCGAACGGTGTTACATCTCGGATGAACTGCGCGTGAAACAGATCTTGATGAACCTGTTGTCGAATGCGCTGAAGTTCACGAAGGAGGGAGGAAAAGTATCGCTGATGCTCAGGGAAAAGAGCCGTTCCAATGGTTTTGCATTTGTGGAGTTTACCGTCGAAGACAATGGAATCGGCATGTCGGAAGAGTTTCAGCAGAGGATCTGCAGGCCGTTTGAACAGGAGAATCCGGGAGTCGCCAGAAACAGGGCGGGAAGCGGGCTGGGACTGTCTATCGTCTGCAATCTGGTTCAGCTGATGGGCGGGACGATTGATATCGAGAGTGAAAAACACAAGGGGAGCAGGTTCACTGTTGTTCTTCCCATGGGACTTACGGAGATAGATGAGGATGCAGAGGAGGAGCGAAGGTCAAGGGAGCTGCTGAACGGACTGAGTGTTCTGGTTGTCGATGACGATGCCATTGTCGGAGAACAGACCGCTGTCATTATGAAAAATATCGGGGCACGCTCTGTCTGGGCAGACTCGGGAATAAAGGCCATCCATGAGGTGGAAAAGGCGATTGATCAGAAGAAGATGTTTGATGTTGCCTTGATCGACTGGAAAATGCCGGGGATGGATGGGATTGAGACGACGAGAAAAATACGCGCGCTTGTCGGAGAGGATACGATGATCATCATTATCACGGCATACGACTGGAGCAGCATTGAACAGGAGGCCAGAGAGGCCGGTGCCAACTATTTTATTTCCAAACCGGTCTTCCAGTCTACTATCTGCGATACTTTCCGAAGGCTCAGACTCAGTACGGCTGAGAAGCATGCAGGACAGCAAAAAGAGAGAAGAAAGGAATGCAGGCTGCTGCTCGTGGAAGACAATGAACTGAATATGGAGATCGCGCAGTCGCTGCTGGAACTCTATGGGTTTGCAGTTGATACTGCTGAAAACGGAAAATATGCAGTGGAAATGTTTGAACAGGCGGAGGCAGGCACCTATGCTGCGATTCTGATGGATATCAGGATGCCGGTCATGGACGGCCTTCAGGCGGCGAGGCAGATTCGGCAGACAGTACAGAAGGGCGGCGACAGGATTCCCATTATAGCCATGTCTGCGAATGCGTTTGAGGAGGACAAAAGGGCCGCGGCTAAAGTCGGATTTGATGATTATCTTGTAAAGCCGATTGATATTAACCAGATTATGGAAGTTTTGGGTCGGATTATTTAA